The genomic segment TAGACCTCCACCTAATGGATTTCTTCTACCATTACCTAAGTCGTATCATATGGTACCTATATTacgatttatgaaatttattgtaattaaagaataattaacATGTAATACAGGTCTGTATTAGCTCATCTGTAAGTAACTTATCAGACTATACCATGAGATCTCACCATAGTTATTTAAAGCCACATGCAAAATGTACTCGACACCAGCGAAGTAAAGCGTCATTAAAACACCGTATGATGGACGTCACGAGAGTGAATCAATGTTTGCGTGCTATGAATCATGATCAAAGTACAGTAAAACAAAAAGTCGATTAAAAACCTATGAGCGGCGTATTGATACACTGAGAATCATTATTGCAGAATTACAGGCTCAAAATGAATATCTAAGGAATCAATTGTTAAAATACCCAGAAAATCGCAACAGAAACGTGAATGATTACTTATCTTCAAGTATTAGTCAATTAACTACTGATGTCACTACTTTAAAAGCTAAGTTAGTATGtcattaaatgtaattttgatGAAGCAATAAGTcttaaatgtttataaattgttaaaggctgaaagaaatggaacaattgaaaaattctatgGATGAAAGTTACAAAGAGACTGTTCAAGAATATCATTTCATAGTAGTGAAACAACTTACTGATTTAAAACAACAGTTGGACGAGTCTCGATTGAGAAACGAGGCTCTGGACCATACTGTAACTGTAATAGCTAAAAAGTTGGAACAAATCAGCCATGGTAAGGTAAGAAGTAGaacttttatttgtaaaatgagAACTGTAAGATATATTTTGAAGGATGAGCAAAGTAAAGCAGTGGAACAACAATGGttagataaaataaagatgATATGTGAACGATTTGATTCATTTacaaaagagaagaataaagAATTACAACTAAAACAGGATTTACTTGAAAAAAGAGATATAGAATCATCAAAGAAGGATgcaggaagaaaggaagaaattgaattactgactaataaaatacaaaatttagaaatgaaattagaaatgAAGTTTAGAGATGTATTTCTTTGTAAATCatagaatatttcaatacgtttatacttaaatatattattgactAGTACTGTATTCCTCTCAGGAAGATAAATCACAGAAAATGATAGTTGAGCAATATACAATGATgaaagaagaattaaataaaatgagaaTCGAAATGGATCATGAAACTCAGAAgcaaaatcaaaatttaatgtCTGAAGTTTCCACTTTGAAGAAGGCTGTTGCAAAACTAGAAAAATCGAAGGAGAGACTCGAGTACGATTATGAAAAGAAACTGTCACATATCATCAAggtaaattaattaagatattatattattagaaattagtTCTACttcatgtattatattatagaacaAAGATATGGAAATAAAAGCCTTGCATTTACAActgcaaaaacaaaaaagtgaATTGTACACATCTCTGAGTATAAAGAAGCAAAATGAAGTGGATAATGTAGTTTCTATATTAGAGGAGCGATATAAAACGCTTTTGGCAGAAACGGAAGCAATGTCAGAATCTAAAATTCAGGAGTATCTCATGGTACTGAGCGccgtaaattttatttaaaagtaatctaaaaatatacgcaataagataataataatggttattaaaaattttagagAATAGCTATTCTTGAAGATCAAGTACTTAATATGAAGAAATTTGAGTCGAGCTTATAGGGTAGTGATTTCGTAATAGTTTATAgtagaatataattatataattgtatattatatatatgtttgttCTTAATAAAGGGTACAAGAAACGatgtgtatttttttaaatgttccCGGTATTTAAGCACTTTTGTCAATTCCTAACAGATGGTAGTAAGTGCTTAAATTGATAACATAAGAGATGGCGTTAGGCTTTCATATTGCTATGGCAACACTTTGTATACTAGTTCCGAGTTGTCAAATGTGACAGGTGCCAGTAAACCATGTTAATCAACATTTTTAACAGATATCAAGctattatttaacatttatgtATACCACAGTTCTCAGTaacatgaataaaatattttttacaaaaataagcATTAGGAAGAATTAATGAATACGTAGTTGTAAAAATCCATCTTTCTGAAGAAGTAgtttttattaatgaatttagAAACAGCTATGTCAGTTTAGGTATTACTTATGACATCAATACTGAtagtaagaataaaataatgtcgCTCTACTTCGATACGCGCGTACAAAATCCGGAAACAGCTTCTATCAGTACTCACGCAATTTGGCATACAAATTATCCACTACTGGCTGTCGCAGCGTATTCTCAGGATAAGGGTGGTTTCGTGACAATTTATGACGATCAGGGAGAACCTACTCAGGATGTAGAATCACCTAGACATTCAGTAGCCCAAGTGACTGGTCTTGGATGGCATCCAGAAAAGCGATGGCTTGCAGCAGGATGGGAAAGCGGAGAATTGCGGGTTAGTAAtcatttgaatttaataaaaatgctcCAGAATGATGgaagtgaaaatatattactataaattatcatttagATATGGCCAGGTGATACTGGTACCACAGAATTTAATTTGGTAGTCACACCACATCGTGATCCTATTACAATTCTGCAATGGAGTCAACATGGGGGAAGATTGGTGTCAGCAGATTCAGCTGGATCCATAGTTGGATGGAAAATTGACTCAAGAGGTCAATTGTTAATGATGTTTCACCATGAACTGAAAGATTCTTTTGCACAAATAGTATTCAAAACTATTCCACCAAAATCAATGATAGATATAAGGTGGATATAAAACTAATATATCTTGCATTTCTATtcacaaaattaattatagtacTTACACTGCTTTCAGTGGTCTAGCAAAAGCTGCAGTTGCAGGAGATGAAAGAGCATTAGATATGTTCAGCTCTTGGCGTCCTAGGACAGCTGCACCCACAACAGTTGTAACGCAAAGAGAAAACCATGCCTTTTATATTGGAACCACTAGTGGTTTGATATACTTTGTTGATAACCAAGGACAATGCACAGAAATCCTGAACACAAATGGTGCTGCATTACAGTTCCTATTGCACCATCCAACTAGAGATTCTCTAGTTGTTATGACAGAAGGTTTAAATATAGCACATTTTCAGACAGATCCTATTACTGGCCGACTGACCGAATTAACAAAAGTAACTacactttttcttatttattattttgctataatctaatatgtaaatttcatGAAACTGTTCTTTGTTGAGGTGAGACTTAGCAGTAGATACGACATATTGAGAACTGGTCCAGCA from the Bombus fervidus isolate BK054 chromosome 12, iyBomFerv1, whole genome shotgun sequence genome contains:
- the LOC139993142 gene encoding uncharacterized protein, yielding MEQLKNSMDESYKETVQEYHFIVVKQLTDLKQQLDESRLRNEALDHTVTVIAKKLEQISHGKEDKSQKMIVEQYTMMKEELNKMRIEMDHETQKQNQNLMSEVSTLKKAVAKLEKSKERLEYDYEKKLSHIIKNKDMEIKALHLQLQKQKSELYTSLSIKKQNEVDNVVSILEERYKTLLAETEAMSESKIQEYLMRIAILEDQVLNMKKFESSL